One genomic window of Ilyobacter polytropus DSM 2926 includes the following:
- a CDS encoding adenylosuccinate synthase, giving the protein MAGYVVVGTQWGDEGKGKIIDVLAHKADYVVRFQGGNNAGHTVVVNGEKFVLHLLPSGMLHGNGKCIIGPGVVVDIKVLLGELEVLEKRGAKVDHLYVSDRAHIITPYHVRLDELREEARGDQKIGTTKRGIGPCYADKITRCGLRMVDLLDMESFEGKLRTNLEEKNEVFEKIYGVEKMDFDQMLAEFKEYSKKIAHRIIDSVPEVNEALDQDKFVLFEGAQAMMLDINYGTYPYVTSSSPTTAGVTTGVGIAPKKIDKAIGVMKAYTTRVGEGPFVTELEEEIGERLREVGREYGATTGRPRRCGWVDLVVGKFAVDINGLTDVVITKIDVLSGLEKINICVGYEIDGEVYTTVPSSIERLAKAKAVYEELPGWEEDITGMREYDELPENCKNYLKRVEEIIGCQISMVSVGPDRTQNIFLREI; this is encoded by the coding sequence ATGGCAGGTTACGTAGTAGTTGGAACTCAGTGGGGAGATGAAGGTAAAGGTAAGATTATAGACGTATTAGCTCATAAAGCTGATTATGTTGTAAGGTTTCAAGGGGGAAACAATGCTGGTCATACAGTAGTTGTAAACGGTGAGAAATTTGTACTTCATCTTCTTCCTTCAGGAATGCTTCACGGAAACGGTAAATGTATAATAGGTCCGGGAGTTGTAGTGGACATCAAAGTTCTTCTAGGTGAATTGGAAGTTCTTGAAAAAAGAGGAGCAAAAGTAGATCATCTTTATGTAAGTGACAGGGCGCATATAATTACTCCTTATCACGTAAGACTAGATGAACTCAGAGAAGAAGCTAGAGGGGATCAAAAGATAGGAACTACAAAGAGAGGAATAGGACCTTGTTATGCTGATAAAATAACTAGATGCGGTCTTAGAATGGTAGATCTTCTTGATATGGAATCTTTTGAAGGTAAACTAAGAACTAATCTAGAAGAGAAAAATGAAGTATTTGAAAAAATCTATGGTGTAGAAAAAATGGATTTTGATCAAATGCTTGCTGAATTTAAAGAATACTCTAAGAAAATAGCTCACAGAATAATAGATTCTGTACCTGAGGTAAATGAAGCTTTAGACCAGGATAAATTTGTCCTTTTTGAAGGAGCTCAGGCAATGATGCTCGATATCAACTACGGAACTTATCCATATGTTACATCGTCTTCTCCTACAACTGCAGGAGTAACTACAGGAGTAGGGATAGCACCTAAGAAAATCGACAAGGCTATAGGGGTAATGAAGGCTTACACCACAAGAGTTGGAGAGGGCCCATTTGTAACTGAACTTGAAGAAGAAATAGGTGAAAGACTTAGGGAAGTAGGAAGAGAATACGGTGCTACTACAGGAAGACCAAGAAGATGTGGATGGGTTGACCTTGTAGTAGGTAAATTTGCTGTAGATATCAACGGTCTGACAGATGTTGTTATCACAAAGATAGATGTACTAAGTGGACTTGAAAAAATAAATATCTGTGTAGGATATGAAATAGACGGAGAAGTCTACACTACAGTACCATCTTCTATCGAGAGATTGGCGAAAGCTAAAGCTGTATATGAAGAACTCCCAGGATGGGAAGAGGATATAACAGGAATGAGAGAGTACGATGAGCTTCCTGAAAACTGTAAAAATTATCTTAAAAGAGTTGAAGAAATTATCGGATGTCAGATCTCAATGGTTTCAGTTGGACCAGACAGAACACAAAATATTTTTTTAAGAGAGATATAA
- the trmB gene encoding tRNA (guanosine(46)-N7)-methyltransferase TrmB, producing MSNTEVGDIWKHFFDRPRRNYNPYMVKLNDYPKYIMYDKEIMDSYKGKWNEYFGNKNPIYLEIGSGSGNFANSMCEKHPERNHMALEIRFKRLVMSAKKSEALKLENILFIKRRGEEIVNFIGEEEIEGMYINFPDPWDGKEKNRILQPSLFKLLDVILKKEGTLFFKTDHDGYYSDVLKFMEKMDGYKVVYHTSDLHNSPLIEENIQTEFESLFIYKHNKNINYIEIKKTK from the coding sequence ATGTCTAATACAGAAGTGGGAGATATCTGGAAGCATTTCTTTGATCGTCCCAGAAGAAATTATAACCCCTATATGGTGAAACTCAATGACTATCCTAAGTATATAATGTATGATAAAGAGATCATGGATTCCTATAAAGGGAAATGGAATGAATACTTTGGGAACAAAAATCCCATTTATCTAGAAATAGGATCAGGGAGCGGAAATTTTGCCAATTCCATGTGTGAAAAGCACCCTGAAAGAAATCATATGGCTCTTGAAATAAGATTCAAAAGGCTGGTTATGTCAGCTAAGAAATCTGAAGCCCTCAAACTTGAAAATATACTCTTCATTAAAAGAAGAGGTGAAGAAATAGTTAACTTCATAGGGGAAGAGGAGATAGAGGGAATGTATATCAATTTTCCAGACCCATGGGATGGAAAAGAGAAGAACAGAATTCTACAGCCTAGCCTTTTTAAACTTTTAGATGTGATTTTGAAAAAAGAGGGAACCCTTTTCTTTAAAACAGATCATGACGGATACTATTCTGATGTACTTAAATTTATGGAAAAAATGGATGGCTACAAGGTGGTTTATCATACGTCTGATCTCCATAACAGTCCATTGATAGAAGAGAATATTCAGACGGAATTTGAAAGTCTGTTTATATACAAGCACAATAAAAATATTAATTATATAGAGATCAAAAAAACAAAATAG
- a CDS encoding 3-deoxy-D-manno-octulosonic acid transferase produces the protein MFYNLSRIIIYIPIFIMAFFKKKLRGFLKKRLFQKIDLKNPGKDYVWIHCASVGEVNLSESLVREFLENTDFKILITMITDTGRATAEAKYKNDKNIDLLYFPIDDFFKIREILAKINLKALVIIETEIWPNLIRMSSKKSKVVFANGRISDKSFKSYKKISFYLKKLFLNVDFFLMQTEEDKNRIIDIGALAEKVENFGNLKFDVKLNDFTEEQLYQIRKELGLENRKIFVAGSTRNDEEEFILDAYDKLKDYFLILVPRHIERTTDIEGRLLKKKYRYEKWSTMEEGVKKDTQVLLVDEMGVLRKLYALCDVAFVGGTLVNIGGHSLIEPLYYRKPPIFGKYLQNVKEISKEIIHRKIGYKVENTQEFVAAVQMVEKKQVNLDDIDRFFLENTDVASKTFKRIIDII, from the coding sequence ATGTTTTATAACCTTTCAAGGATAATTATTTATATACCTATTTTTATTATGGCATTTTTTAAAAAGAAACTAAGAGGTTTCCTTAAAAAAAGACTTTTTCAAAAGATCGACCTTAAAAATCCGGGGAAAGATTATGTGTGGATTCACTGTGCTTCTGTGGGAGAAGTGAATCTTTCAGAGAGTCTTGTGAGAGAGTTTCTTGAAAATACTGACTTCAAAATTTTGATAACCATGATTACAGATACTGGAAGAGCCACTGCAGAGGCAAAATACAAGAATGATAAAAATATAGACCTTCTTTATTTTCCTATAGATGATTTTTTTAAGATAAGGGAGATTTTGGCTAAGATAAATCTAAAAGCTCTAGTAATTATAGAGACTGAAATATGGCCCAATCTCATAAGGATGAGTTCTAAAAAATCCAAGGTGGTTTTTGCAAACGGTAGAATATCTGATAAATCCTTTAAATCTTATAAAAAAATATCCTTTTATCTGAAAAAGCTATTTTTAAATGTGGACTTTTTTCTCATGCAGACAGAGGAGGACAAAAATAGAATAATTGATATAGGGGCTCTAGCTGAAAAAGTAGAGAACTTTGGGAATCTGAAGTTTGACGTCAAGCTCAATGATTTTACGGAAGAACAGCTTTATCAAATAAGAAAAGAACTGGGACTTGAAAACAGGAAAATATTTGTGGCAGGAAGTACAAGAAACGATGAAGAGGAGTTTATACTAGATGCTTATGATAAACTAAAGGACTATTTTTTGATCCTGGTTCCCCGTCACATAGAAAGAACAACAGATATAGAGGGAAGATTACTAAAAAAAAAATATAGATATGAAAAATGGAGTACCATGGAAGAAGGTGTAAAAAAAGATACCCAGGTGCTTTTAGTAGATGAAATGGGAGTTTTGAGAAAACTCTATGCCCTGTGTGATGTGGCCTTTGTGGGAGGAACTCTTGTGAATATAGGCGGCCACAGTTTGATAGAGCCTCTTTACTACAGAAAGCCACCTATTTTTGGTAAATATCTGCAAAATGTAAAGGAAATTTCCAAAGAGATAATCCATAGAAAAATAGGATATAAGGTGGAAAATACCCAGGAGTTTGTTGCTGCAGTACAGATGGTAGAGAAAAAACAGGTGAATTTAGATGATATTGACAGGTTTTTTCTTGAGAATACAGATGTAGCAAGCAAGACATTCAAAAGAATTATTGACATAATTTAA
- a CDS encoding divergent polysaccharide deacetylase family protein: MYRKKFFFIGAILLVLILSLVFKTVRKNNYTKVMEKNTAKELKNLENTLKILGAKPGVEIVKTGDVYKVDLEKGTEVGLIETEALRAESSIEGNKEKILYRDFHGEKKLVIELYYHAPIPIIPPEKVYSGKLSILIDDVGMNTQTADIFGKIKKPVSFATIPFLPRSSEATEKLKEYGFQVILHMPMAGSNDSLNSRTEGILMPDMTREEIYKRFDKAIGDVGDMNGFNNHMGSRFTENAFLMKTLLRYAKNKEMFYIDSKTTSKTKGYSTAKELGIPTYYCSRFLDNSKKIEDIKKEIKAAVKMAKDNGKILVIGHYHKNMAVALKSMVDYIENENVELVYIKEVLE; encoded by the coding sequence ATGTACAGAAAAAAGTTTTTTTTCATAGGTGCAATATTATTGGTTTTGATTTTAAGCCTTGTTTTTAAAACTGTAAGAAAAAATAACTATACGAAAGTTATGGAGAAAAATACAGCAAAAGAACTAAAAAATCTAGAAAATACTCTGAAAATACTTGGTGCAAAACCCGGAGTTGAGATAGTAAAAACCGGTGATGTATATAAGGTTGATTTAGAGAAAGGGACAGAAGTCGGATTAATAGAAACAGAAGCCTTGAGAGCTGAAAGCAGTATAGAAGGCAACAAAGAAAAGATACTGTACAGAGATTTTCATGGTGAAAAAAAATTGGTTATAGAGCTTTATTATCATGCCCCTATACCCATAATTCCTCCTGAAAAAGTTTATAGTGGAAAACTTTCGATATTGATAGATGATGTGGGGATGAATACTCAGACTGCAGATATTTTTGGAAAAATAAAAAAGCCAGTGTCCTTTGCAACGATACCTTTTCTACCTAGAAGTTCTGAAGCTACTGAAAAACTTAAAGAATATGGTTTCCAAGTAATACTTCATATGCCCATGGCGGGGTCTAATGATTCTCTGAACTCTAGGACAGAAGGTATACTTATGCCGGATATGACAAGAGAAGAGATCTATAAAAGGTTTGATAAAGCCATCGGTGATGTAGGAGATATGAATGGTTTTAACAATCATATGGGGTCTAGATTTACAGAAAATGCTTTTCTGATGAAAACCCTTCTTAGATATGCAAAAAATAAGGAAATGTTTTACATCGATAGTAAAACTACTTCCAAAACCAAAGGATACTCAACGGCCAAGGAACTAGGGATTCCTACATATTACTGTTCCAGATTTTTGGACAACAGCAAAAAGATAGAAGATATAAAAAAAGAGATAAAAGCCGCAGTGAAAATGGCAAAAGATAACGGGAAAATTCTGGTAATAGGTCATTATCACAAAAATATGGCCGTGGCACTGAAATCTATGGTAGATTATATAGAAAATGAAAATGTCGAGCTTGTATATATTAAAGAAGTTTTAGAATAG
- the cmk gene encoding (d)CMP kinase yields the protein MSNFIVAVDGPAGSGKSTISKLVAEKYKLTYLDTGAMYRMVAFYSLEKGVDLDNTAEVELMLKNINIDIDGDKFILNGVDVSHEIRTPRVTSIVSKTASIRSIREKLVELQREIGSGKRVILDGRDIGTVVFPNAHLKVFLVASPEERAKRRLKEYKEKGIKSDYNSVLESIKERDHIDSTRKESPLKKAEDAIEVDTSFLSIKEVSDKISALVRERI from the coding sequence ATGAGTAATTTCATCGTGGCAGTAGACGGACCGGCAGGAAGTGGTAAAAGTACAATTTCAAAGCTGGTAGCAGAAAAATATAAACTGACTTATCTAGATACAGGAGCTATGTACAGAATGGTAGCTTTTTACAGTTTAGAAAAAGGCGTTGATCTTGATAATACTGCAGAAGTGGAGCTTATGCTAAAAAATATTAATATAGATATAGATGGAGATAAATTTATTCTAAATGGGGTAGATGTTTCTCACGAAATAAGGACTCCAAGGGTAACCTCCATAGTATCGAAGACAGCTTCTATAAGGTCTATAAGAGAAAAACTCGTAGAATTGCAAAGAGAAATAGGCAGTGGGAAAAGGGTTATTCTTGACGGACGGGATATCGGAACAGTTGTTTTCCCAAATGCCCATCTCAAGGTGTTTCTGGTGGCTAGTCCTGAAGAGAGAGCCAAAAGAAGGCTTAAAGAATATAAAGAAAAGGGTATAAAATCAGATTATAATTCTGTATTAGAATCTATAAAAGAAAGGGATCACATCGATTCCACCAGAAAAGAAAGTCCCCTTAAAAAAGCAGAAGATGCCATTGAGGTAGATACAAGCTTCCTCAGCATAAAAGAGGTTTCGGATAAAATATCGGCTCTTGTAAGAGAAAGGATCTAA